A genomic region of Candidatus Hydrogenedentota bacterium contains the following coding sequences:
- a CDS encoding phosphotransferase, which translates to MTQKLSGLEVIAEVIRRHYDVGEVRLPQPLEAAHQRRHRKMVVDTDAGRFLAKTYKCDPVVLDSLRFQHRLSDHLTANGLPVAVIKRARDGKGIVEMEDWAMELQQFIEGGSMPLTARTLITSARALGEFHRVCRDVPCPPRDARMWRFSDVPRAAFQELFQKACAETEEQHIVPYCNAIALFLHNAADTLSIERRSEFETGLIHGDWHGGNLMFQGERLAAIVDLEFAGDGCYLEDIAYGMSNLCLRTTPEHDALSARANILLDHYQFSRSLSYAEMVALYYAVGVKHIATVSYQLVQQKANVAGLSAAHWMEVLASQCEWLNDRAHRARWGES; encoded by the coding sequence GTGACGCAGAAACTCAGCGGACTCGAGGTCATCGCGGAGGTGATTCGGCGGCATTACGATGTCGGCGAAGTGCGGCTTCCGCAACCGCTGGAGGCCGCCCATCAGCGACGGCACCGCAAGATGGTAGTCGACACGGACGCCGGCCGTTTTCTCGCCAAGACGTACAAGTGCGACCCGGTCGTGCTCGATTCGTTGCGTTTTCAGCACCGGTTGTCCGATCACCTCACCGCAAACGGCCTGCCCGTGGCCGTGATTAAACGCGCTCGCGACGGCAAGGGCATCGTGGAGATGGAAGATTGGGCGATGGAGTTGCAGCAGTTCATCGAAGGCGGTTCGATGCCGCTCACGGCGCGCACGCTGATCACGTCCGCGCGCGCTCTCGGCGAATTCCATCGGGTGTGCCGCGACGTGCCTTGTCCCCCGCGCGATGCGCGCATGTGGCGCTTCAGCGACGTGCCCCGCGCCGCGTTTCAGGAGCTGTTCCAAAAGGCCTGTGCCGAGACGGAAGAACAACACATCGTCCCCTACTGCAACGCCATCGCGCTGTTTCTCCACAATGCGGCGGACACGCTCAGCATCGAGCGGCGGTCCGAATTCGAGACAGGATTGATCCACGGCGACTGGCACGGCGGCAATCTCATGTTCCAAGGCGAACGCCTGGCCGCGATCGTCGACCTGGAATTCGCGGGCGATGGTTGCTACCTGGAAGACATCGCGTACGGCATGTCCAACCTGTGCCTGCGCACCACGCCGGAACACGACGCGCTTTCGGCGCGGGCCAATATCCTGCTCGACCACTACCAGTTCAGCCGCAGCCTGTCCTACGCGGAGATGGTCGCCTTGTACTACGCGGTCGGCGTCAAACACATCGCCACGGTGTCGTATCAACTGGTGCAGCAAAAGGCCAACGTGGCCGGGTTGAGCGCCGCGCACTGGATGGAAGTGCTGGCCTCGCAATGCGAGTGGCTCAACGACCGTGCGCACAGGGCCCGCTGGGGCGAATCTTGA